Sequence from the uncultured Draconibacterium sp. genome:
TAGCCTTTTGCGCGCCCGCAAAGCCAATCGATTACCGCTTTTGGAGCCAGCGATTCATTGTCGCCACCTACTGTTGGTGAGCCATCAGACAATCCGGTTCCCGGAGACGACGAATGCACCACAACAAAACCACGGGGAACCCAGGTTTTTATCTGCGCCTTCGAAATAATCGGCCGTTCTCCACGGCGCTTAATTTCGGGAGGATGCACGTGTTGTTTTGGCCTTTCACCCAATTCCTGTTTAACATCCCAAAAGAACTCAGGATTGTTTCCGGCAACACCGGCAAAATACGGGCTTGAGTTATAAATAACAGGAAGTTTTAAACCTTCACTTTCGGTTTGCCGCGGACGTGTAACATCAACATGCATACGATCCAACAGGCCATCGCCATCCGAATCAAATTCGGTTTCCACCCACAGGTCTTCGCGAATCCAGTAATCCGGATCTTCAAACGCTTTTACAATTTGTGCCTCTCCATCTTTAAAAAAAGGCTTTGCCGGTTCGTTTTGTTGTGCGCGGCTATCAACCACCCACAACTGAACAAGCACCAAACAGACAACACTTAAACTCAGCTTTTTAATAATCTTCATTCGTTCAAAATTTTTACACAGTCCTTAACCAGCGATATCAAAAATTGGCCCCGGACTGTTTATATTACAGTTTTTTATGATTTCCCTCCCAAAAAACAGGGGTGACAAGCTTATTTTTTTGAAAAGCTAAATATAGCCACACTCAACTTTTATTTGATGACGAATGACAGACTTTGTTAATTATTTGTAAGGAATTAAAGTGTGATTCATCCTTTTTTCTATTTAAAGAGCTTTTTGTATTTTATTTGCATCAATTATTAACACGACAGCTATGATTGTAGCAGGCATGCTGGTATTTTTTGCATCGCTCGAATTTGCCTTGGGTATTTGTATGGGCTGCATTATATACACTAATAACGTACTACCATTTTATAAATAATTCTACTTAATACAATTTATCAGTTTTAAGGCTTCTGTCAACAGACAGTGGCCTTTTTTATTTCCTCTTCTCCGAAAAACTAAATATTGAATGCAGTTGAATTAATATTCCCCCCACGAGCTTGTACAAAATAATTATACTATTTTCGATCCTCAATCTTAAACCATAACAACCGCCGATGATAAAAACAAAAAATAAAGTCGCCAATCCGGCAATGTGGGTTCCAACGGCCTATTTTGCAATGGGCTTACCTTTTATGGTGCTGGCACAGTCAACGGCTATCATGTATAAAAACATGGGGATCTCCGATTCCAAAATCGCCTTCTGGACCTCGCTGATTATGCTTCCGTGGACCTTAAAACCACTATGGAGCCCGGTTTTGGAGATGTTCAAATCGAAGAAGTTTTTTGTTGTAACCAGTCAGTTTATTACGGCAATAACTTTTGCATTAATTGCTTTTGCGCTTCCCCTACCCAACTTTTTTGCCTACACCATTGCTTTGCTTGGAGTTATTGGATTTAGCGGGGCCACCACCGACATTGCAACCGACGGCGTTTATCTCAGTGTCCTCTCATCAAAAGATCAGGCAAAATACATTGGCTGGCAGGGAGCGTCGTACAATGTGGGAAAATTTTTGGCCTACGGAGGTTTTGTTACCATAGCCGGAATTCTTGAAAAACAGCTGGGCGTGGTAAATGCCTGGGTAGCTGTGATGCTTGGAATTGGCGGTGTAATGAGTTTGGTAGGTCTTTATCACTCGCGTATGTTGCCTGGCGGCGAAGCCTCGACATCAGAAGTAAAAAGCCTGAAAGAAGGGTTTGACACACTTTGGGATGTGCTAAAAACTTTCTTTCAGAAAAAATACATTTACTGGTACATTGCTTTTATTGTGCTATACCGGTTTGCCGAAGGATTTGCCATTAAAATTGCGCCGTTGTTTTTTAAAGCTGCCGTTGCTGATGGCGGATTGGGTTTAACAACCACCGAAATTGGCGTTGTTTACGGAACATTCGGAACCGCTGCTTTTGTTGTCGGATCGTTATTGGCCGGTTATTTTATTGCACGACGCGGATTAAAACGAGCTTTGCTTATTTTAGTCAGCACTTTTAATATTCCCTTTTTGGTTTACGCCATACTGGCACATTATCAACCTTCGAGCCTATACCTGATTGGAGGTGCCGTAGTTCTGGAGTATTTTGGCTATGGTTTTGGTTTTGTTGGACTGATGCTGTTTATGATGCAGCAGGTAGCTCCCGGAAAATACAAAATGGCACACTACGCTTTTGCCACCGGAATTATGAATCTTGGATTTATGGTGCCCTCAATGCTAAGTGGCTATTTTAGTGATTGGCTGGGCTACAAATTGTTTTTTGCCTGGGTGTTGGTGGCTACCATTCCAATATTTATTGCCGCACGATTTGTGCCTTTCGGACACCCCGAGAATGTAGATGAACAAACAAAAGAAACAGAGAATAATGTCTAAAAAAGTAAACATACCTTTTGAAGAACGCCCGCAAGGCTGCACCGACGTAATGTGGCGCTATTCGAAGAATCCCGTAATTGGTCGGTACGAAATTCCTACATCGAACAGTATTTTTAATAGTGCCGTTGTTCCTTTTGAAGATGGTTTTGCCGGCGTTTTTCGCTGCGACAACAAAGCTGTGCAGATGAATATTTTTGCCGGTTTCAGTAAAGACGGGATCAACTGGGAGATCAATCAAGACCCAATTGAAATGGTTGCCGGAAATACCGAAATGATCGAGTCGGATTATAAATACGACCCGCGTGTTACCTGGATTGAAGACCGCTACTGGGTAACCTGGTGTAACGGCTACCACGGACCAACAATCGGCATTGCCTACACTTTCGATTTTAAAACCTTTCACCAGTGCGAAAACGCCTTTTTGCCTTTTAACCGAAACGGGGTGCTTTTCCCTGAAAAAATTAATGGGAAATATGCCATGTTAAGCCGCCCGAGCGATAATGGACATACACCGTTTGGCGATATTTACATTAGTTACAGCCCCGATATGAAATACTGGGGCGAGCACCGCTGTGTAATGAAAGTAACTCCTTTTGAGCTAAGTGCGTGGCAGTGTACGAAAATTGGTGCCGGATCGGTTCCGATTAAAACTGAAGAAGGTTGGCTGGAGTTCTATCACGGTGTAATTAACACCTGCAACGGATTTCGTTATTCGATGGGTGCTGCGATTCTCGATCTGGAAGATCCATCGAAAGTATTGTACCGCACACAGCCATATTTACTGGCTCCTGCAGCTCCGTACGAACTGGCCGGTGATGTGCCAAATGTTGTGTTCCCTTGTGCCGCACTTAGCGACGGTGAAAAGATTGCCGTTTATTACGGTGCTGCTGATACGGTTGTGGGAATGGCTTTTGCTTACCAACAGGAATTGATTGATTTTATTAAGGAAAATTCGATATAAAAAAGAAGTTCACGCAAAGACGCAGAAATTTCGCGAAGTGCGCTGAGAAAAAATGTGAATAGTGATACTCTCACCTGAAGTGAGGGTATCACTACTTCCTGAGATTACCTTTAAAACGTTTTTCTTTTATAAAATATACATTGCTGGAATCGGGTACTGCAACCGGCATGTTCCAGTAATTACCTGAAGGTTTTACAACCGGCATATTATCACCCAAAGCCATAAATACTTCTGTTGTTGATTTCAGATATGAATTATCAATCGTGCTTTCTGATTTATCATCGAATACCAAGGACTTGGTTAAAGGGGTATCTAATTTCAACTGAGGTGAGATGGTTAAATAATCGGATTGCTGCTGTTTGTAAAAATCATCAAATTCAATACGCGGAAGTGGTTTTATAGCATACTCATTCTGACTGAATGAAGTAAAACTCAAACAACAAACAAACATCAAAAAAACAATTGTCTTCATAACTCTAAATTTGTTTTAGCAAGTTAATAAAGTGCACTTTAATTAGCTAGGCAATTGCGGTTTTTAACATTTTTAGCACCTCATCCTTTCGTCGTCTTGATATCAAAATCCGGTCGCCATTCGAAAGTTCAAGTGTTCCTCCATCGGTTTTCGAATACGCCACTACATGTTTTAAGCTTACAAGATGTGATTTATGCGTTCTTACAAAAGCATATTCCTTTAACAGGTCCTCAAATTCAACCAGGGTTTTTGCTACCAGCAAATGCTTTTTTTCTTGCAGATAAATATGTGTGTAATTGCTTTCTCCCTTGCAATGAACGATATTTTTTACTTCCACAAATTCAATACGATCGTTTGTTGGCAATCCAATTCTCGGATTTTCGGGCTGCAAAATATTATGATTCAATTCACGAATTTGCCGGTTTTCTTCCCGCTTATCGATGCGATGAACTACCTTTTCAACCGCTGCTTTTAGCTCGTTGTAGTTTATGGGTTTAAGAATATAATCGGCAGCCGAAAAGCGGATGGCTTTAATTGCGTAGTTGTCGTAAGCCGTTACAAAAATGACCTCGAAGTTAATATCAGCAAAATGCTCAAGCAACTGAAAACCATTTTCTCCGGGCATTTCAATATCGAGAAATACCAATTGCGGCTTTTCATTTTTAATAAGCTGGATAGCAGACTTCACTGAATTTGCAAATCCCACCAAGATTACTTCCGGGCAATGTGACTCAAGCAGCCCAGCCAAATTTTCGCGGCCGTTTTTTTCGTCGTCTACTATAATTGATTTTATCTGCATTTTATACCTGGAGATAATGTGTGGTTTTGTTAAACCACTAAGTTAAACAAAGTCAGTTCAAAGGCTCATAAAGGATTTAATTTTCTTCCGGCAAAATAATTTCCACGCGCGTTCCTTCCTCCAAGTCGGTGGTGGTAAGCGCATATTTCTCACCTTGTTTTTGCTGAAGAATCTCCAGCCGTTCTTTCATCAGTTTTGTGCCTTTCCCATTCTTTTGTTGCTGTATTTCTTTTGCGGCTTTACGGCCAATTCCGTTGTCGGTGATTGTGATTAATACAAATGCGTCTTTCTTCGTAACATCAATTTTTAGATGTTTCTCACCTCTTTTATTCTGAAGACCATGAACGATGGCATTTTCAACAAAAGGCTGCAAAAGTAGCGATGGCACCTGCGTATTGTGCTCATCAATTGTTTCGTCAACAAGAACCTCAAATTCAAAATCAAAACGCAGTTTTTCAAGGTTTAAATACTGCCTAATCATTTCCAGCTCTTCGGCCAGCGACACTTCTTCTTTTTCAGAATTATTCAGCACTTTTCGAATCAATCCGGCAAAATCGCTTAAATACAAATGGGCCTCGCGGCCCTTGTTTTGCTGAACCAGGTTTTGCACCGAATTCAAACTGTTAAAAAGAAAATGGGGGTTCATCTGACTCCGGATAGCCGTAAGCTCCAACTCCCGGAGTCGCCTTTTTTGCTCCTCCTTTCGGAATTGCTGCCGAACCCGCCATTTCCATAGTAGTAAACTTATTATTAAAATGGTTAGGATGCTGAGTAATACTACTATTATAATTTGCAACTGCGATTTATTCAGTTCTTTTTTTTTAGGCTGCAGGCTTTGTTTGGCGTAATTCTTTGCATCCAGAGGATCATCGGCAAAAGCAAAACGCACACCATCCTTATCGTAAATAATAAAGTACCCGCTTTGTCTTTCAAAAATGTCTCTGAAATCGGTTTCAGTATTTTCTAAAAACAGTTGATGAGCAATCGGTTCGGCACGTGTCATGTAATCCTGCCACTCCTCAAAAATACTTCCTTCCATTACCATCACAAAGTTGATATCAGGATTCTCGTCGGCGAGCTCATCAAAGTAATAGCGTTCATTTCCCCAGCGTTGCGTGATATAAAAAACAGTTGGTTTATCGCCCAGAAAATCATTGAAGGAAACTTCTTTGCCTTCAGGATTTAGAAATTTATTCGAGGGCACATAAGTAGCATCTTCCCAAACTTTGTTCTTTTGATACAAAATTGCTAAAGTCGATTTCAAATCGTTGTTGTTACATAAACGTTGGAATAAATCGTAATACTCATCAATCTGCATTTGTTTTATTTCATCATTCTTCGAAACCTCATTATCCGTATCTGCTTTTATTCGCAGCAAAACATCTGCGGCACAAGAATAATAAGCATGCCCACTTAATACGACCTTGGCAAGCTCAAGCACCAACGGAAAACTATGACGATATGAATAATTTAGGGCAATAATGAATGGATCTAAAGCCACACTAGACAGTTCTTGCACCTTAGTAGCTTTTGCCATTTGGAAATTCACATATTGGTAAGCTGCAAGGCGCGAAAATATTCCAGATTCATTGTAATATTTATTAAAGGGATTACCTGCAATATAATTTTCATAGGGTTCTGCATTTAACGGCTCATCATCTAAAAAAAATAAAGCTTGTGTTCTTTCATCGCTTCTTGCATAAAACATTGCACCTGTTAGCAGATTCATCTTAACCTCGTGAGTAATAAATTCAAAAGCTGTTTCATCAATCTTCTTTTTGTAAGTATTCAAAAATGAATCGTGGTTAGTTAATGCTGTCCGAAAATTATTTTCTCCTATTTTACTGCTCACCGAAAACCAAAACATATTTTCGAGATTGTATTTCTCATTAAAGTCAAACTTTTTCTGATATTCGTGCAACATCTGAGCAGCCTTACTGAAATCTCCGGTAAATTCAACATTTTCCAGAAACTGTTCGCCATTATCGTTTAGCTGAATTTTGCTTCCGGGTTCAGCATAAATCCAAAATATTGGCAATTGCCGCGACTGGTTGGTATTCCCAAATTGCAATAATACAATTCCCTGATGATTTAATTCGGTTTCAATGCTGAAGCTGTTGTTTTCATCCAAAAAGACTGAATATTCCTTTAGTTCATATCCAAAAGGATCTTGCAAAACTGCCAGTGTTACTTTTTTGTATCTCGGTTTTTTTATATGCCCTGATATAACAAACCTGTTTTCTGAAATATCTTTCCGACGCAACAAACGAATATTTTTCTCACGATAGTATCGACGATCCGGATTTCTTCGATACCAAGTGCTTTCTTCTACTGAATCAATTTTTATGCTATTATAGCTTTTCAGAAAATTTTCATTTTGGTTGTAAACGATATCCACTGAATTTAAACCAGCTTCTCTTTCCAATCGTTTTGCAGAAATTACAGCTAACTCATTAACGGTACTTACTGAGGTTTTAAACTTTTCTGCTTCATTTATTTCCTGCAGAGAATCCTGCGAAATGCTGTAAATGGAGTTCAGGTGTTTTGTAAGCTCCGGTATTCCTTTTTCGTTAAATCCTTCGGTATAGCGATTAATATCATTTTCGCTAAATTCCTTTCGTTGCAAGTTCTTACGCACTTTTAAAAGTACATCGGGTCGGTTGTATAGTTTTACTTCACTGGTTATAAAGTCAAATTCATACTGAAATTCAATGTCACATAACAGTTCTTCATAAAGATTCTCGTATCGTTTTCCGAAATAATTGTTTTCAAAATACGGATACATATAATCGTTAACCTGCCTTGGACTCTCCAACGGTTTTTCCGCTTTATTTTGAATAACTTTTACCTGAAGAAGATCTTTATTTTCGGACTGAACAGTTGAAAACTTAATATGCAATGTTTTTTGTTCGACCAGCTCTGTAAGTTTTTCGCCACTCTTGCCGGCAATATATTCCGAATCGGTAAACCGATAAAAATATTCCTTCCCGGTTTCAGGGCGTAAAAGAATAACTTCGTTTTGGGCGAAAGAGGAAAAACAAATAAGAAGGAGAACCAGCGTTATAAACGGGATTGTTTTCATAGCCATAAATTTAAAAATTATGTTATTCAAATTTGGCTGCTATTATTGAAATTTAAAAGGGCAACTTATCGAACGGTTGGATTGATTTATTTAACGGTAGGAAAAAGGATAAAAGATGATTGATGAAAGGTTAATTTCACGCAAAGGCGCAGAGGTTTCGCAAACTACACTAAATGATTTCTTTGCGATCTTCACGCTTCTCCTAGTCTTTGCGTGAACGAATTAAATCTATTCCCCTTTTATCGCCGCCAAAACCAAAGGTGTTAAATCTTCACTTTCAGGCGAGATATAGGCCACGTTTCCGGCACTTACATCAAGCACATAAGTATAGTTTTGCGCCCCGGCAATGTTGCTGATTTCCTGATTAATCTCCTTATAAATGGGCTGTATGAGTTCCATGTTGCGGTTTTGCAACTGTTGCTGTGCGGTTTGGTTGTATGCTTGTATTTTTTGCGACTGCTCCAAAATTTCCTTTTGTCGGGTCTGTTTTACAAAATCTGAATACGTACTGCTTTCGGCTTCAAATTTTTCAATGGCAGCTTCATGTTCGGCAACCATTTCATCGTAAATCTCCTGCATATCTTTTGATTCCTTTTCGATAACTGTTTGAAGACTATCAAGCATCGGGTGTTTTTGCACCAGCTCCTGAATATTTACATGTCCTATTTTTAAAGGATTTTGTGCGTTTGCAACTGCAGCACCACAAAGGATAACCGCCGTAGCTAAAAGAAATTTTATTTTCATCTCATTAAAATTGTTTAGTTCATTTGTATTCGATGTAACTCCCAATGAATTTTAATTCTTCTTGTTTTTGAATTTGAAGAATAAAAATTCATGTTCGTTTCATAGTTTATAATTTAAGATTTTGAGCAAAGATGATGTAATTATTGCCCCAATACAGCTAAAAGAAGTTAAACCTGCCTGTATTAATCGTTAACAAACTCAAAGGAGCCAGAGCTTATTCTTAAATTATGTTTCTAATCTTAAAATTTGTGCACAAAAAAGGGCGGAAAACCGCCCTTCAAAATTTTTTATGTGGTTAAAACTTATTCCGTTGGTTTTTCAAACAGGCTGTCATCAATTGGCTCATCAATTTTTATTTCTTCCATCACCACCGATTGTTTGCCCATTGACATATCCATTTCTATTTTGGTTGCCATTTTAATTCCTTTAATATCTTTATATTCCAGCATTTTTGTTACCACATCCATACTCTGTCCCATGGCTTCAACTCTCGATTCAACTTTTGAAACCATATAGTCGTCAGCATTAATATAGTAGGTCTGAACAACACCGTCCTTATCAGTTAGTTTCAGCTTGTATGCTTCAGCGCCATCAACATCAACTTTACCCAGCATTTCAATGTTACTGCCTTTTGCTTTGTAGTTGTACAATGCTCCTTCCATATCGGCTTGCCCCATTGCTTGTTTTAACTGTGCTCCTTCCAGTTCCTGAACTCCGGCTCCCGCCATTGGGTTAATCATCCATCCATTTTCGCCATCAAAGGCACTGGTGGTTTTTTGCCCCATCATGTCAATGTCGACACGAAATTTGTTGGGTTTTTTTACTTTAATTTCCATGGGCATTTCCATTCCCATTACACTAACTTTTGCTTTTACGTTGAATGTTTTTACATCGGCTATTTTATCCAAACCGTTGGCTTTGTAATAACTATCCAATACATTGTCGAGTGATTGTGCTTGTGTGCTGATGAGTGCAAAAAGCATTAAGGCGGTTAATAAAAAGGTACGTTTCATCCGTTTTTGATTTTAAATTTTTAAAGGTAACTCATGGAACTCGCTTAAACTACTCACTCTTCAAACGATGTGAATCGTAAGCTCGTTTCATCTTGATTATGTTTTATAAAATTAAGTGCCAAGAATTAGTACCACTAAAGTACAAATATTACACTCAGATTCAAATAGGGGTATTAAAAATAAATTTCGGCTATTATATTGGCATAATCCACACCTCTTTCAATCAGCATATCGCGCACTTCAACAACCATTAGCGCCTTTCCGCAGAGGTAATATTTTACATCGGGCAAATCGGTCAGTCCCTCCAGATAATTGGTCACCCGTCCCGGAAAAACATCGCACGATTGTTCCTGCGAGCAACAGCGAACATAATTTTTTCCCATCGACCACTCCAGCTCATCCTCGAAATAAAACTGGTTTAAATGCCGCACTCCGTGAATTAAAGTTTTATTCTCCGACATACCCGACCGGTACATGGCATAAAAAGGAGCAATCCCGGTTCCGGTGGCTATCCACCAGGCCGGCTCGTTTGTTCCCAGAAAACTACCGTAGGGTTCCGACACGTATAACGTATCTCCCGGAATCATGGCAGCCATTTTGGGAGTTAAAAAACCATCGTCTTTAATGTTGAACAGGACCCGGATTTCGTCTTCCTGGTTACCACTGCAAATGCTGTAAATACGCGGAGGATGATCGGTGTCGACTCCGATTTTCACCACCTGACCGGGCAAAAATTCAGTATTCCGCTGAAAAGATAGCACATGCACACCAGGCGAAATCTCTTCGTTATTGGTTATTACCTGCTTAACTAATTGAGGTTCTTTTTTTGTTTTTGCTGACATTTAAATCCAAATAGAAAACTACAGCATCCTAACAAAACTTCCGGTTAATTGTTTCGGAAGGTGAAAGTTACGATAAGCGGATCATCGACACCTGTAAGCATATTCTTCACCCGGTAGTACACATCCAGACTTCCGGTATTTGCCACCTCATCCGAATTACCACTTAAACTCAACGCCGAAACATGATGTGCTTCTAATGTAATCGTTTCCGGAGCATCAAAACCCACGCCGGGCTGAACGAGCTCCAGTTCGTAATCTACATCCGAATTATTCGTGATTTTTACCACTTTCGATTCTTTGTTTTTTAGTTTTAGTGGCGTGTTTTTATATTCCAACGACTCGAAGAAAAGCGGTTCCAGAAACTCGGAACGTCCTGCAATGGTATTGTCAAAATAAACGGCAGTTCGCCCGTCGAACAATGCTTCTTTAATTCCACCAATGGTGCGGCTTTTAGCAAAAACAAGTGTCAGTGGCCGGTGTCCGTCGTTAACGTCCATTGGCCCATGCACGTCGGAATTTCCCAGCATGGTCAGGTTTTTTTCGTTGGCCCAATCCATGGCTTCCGGGCAAAACTCCCAGTTATAAACTTCAATTCCGTGCAACATATCATTCTCGAAAAAGTAGGAATGTTCGTCCCACCACAAAACGGAATCGGGTTGCTGTGCATCCCAGCACGGGTGATTCCACATAAGAAAAGCACCCTGGTCGCGCGCCTCTTTTACAGCGGCATGCACATCTTCCAGTTCCAGTAAATTGGCGTTGGTTATAAACAAAGCATTTAAGTGCCCGGGAGGCATGCTGCGCGTAATCTCAGCTCCTTTAATCAGTAAAATTTCTGATTGATCGGCCAATGGTTTTGCCAAATCGTACGAACGATTGTGATCGGCCACCACATCAATCGAATGCGGACGATATTCGATATGATCGGTAATTGAAATGGCATCCAAACCTTCGTTCCAGGCCTCTTCTATACGAACGGTTGGCCAAACGGTACCATCAGAAAATACGGTGTGCATGTGCAAATCGCACTTTAGTGTTTGGTAACCATTAATATTCGGAATATTAATTATTCGTCGTGCCTGTGCATAAATTAACCCGCTGCTAACTACGAGCAATACAATTATAAACCCAAATTTTTTCATCATGCCGGAAGATTTTATGTAAATATATCCGATTGTAAATATCACCGAAAGTAATTAACATTAGAATATTATCATATTAATTTTTTATGAATTGTAAATGAATGGTTAAATTTAGGAGAATTAACACATTCTTTTTAATATTTTTAAAAAGAAGCTTGTTTCATATTTAAAATATTCTGATTTTTGCAACCACAGTTATGGAAAAACTATTTAAAACCACAGGAAATCAAAGTCAGGCAGTTGAGCAAAAAAAAATTGCCCAGAAAAAACAGATTCTTCGTTCAATCTATTTTAACGGCCCGCTTTCAAATTCCGACCTTGCCCGCCAAATTAAATTAAGTACACCAAAGATTAACAGCTTATTACTCGAGCTAATCGAAGACCAACTGGTAACCGAGTTGGGACGTGGCGATTCGAGTGGTGGCCGGCGCCCCAATATTTACGGACTTGTTGAAAACGGTTTTTACGTGGTTGGAATTACCATAAATGTGGCCCGAACTATTATTTCCATTTTCAACAGCTGCAACCAGGAGGTTAGTGGCCCGCATTATTTCCCTATAAAAATGTCGTCGGACATTAACATTTTTAACCAGGTAAATGCCGAGCTTGAAAAAGTGATCAAAGACAGTAATATCGACCGCGAAAAGATTTTGGTGGCCGGACTTGAATTACCAGGTTTGATCAACCAAAAAGAAGGCATTAACCAAACCTATTTCCCGGAAGAAAAAGACCTGTTTTCGAACCTGCAAAATATATTTGGAATACCGGTTTTTATTAGCCACGATGCCAAATTGCGCACCTTTGCCGAACAGTATTTTGGACTGGCAAAAGGCAAGAAAAACGTGTTGATGCTGCAAGCCGACTGGGGTTTGGGACTGGGTATTATTATTAACGGGAAATTGTATACCGGAAAATCGGGTTATTCCGGTGAATTCGGGCACATACCATTGGCCGATAACGGCGTACTTTGTGTGTGTGGGAAACAGGGTTGTTTGGAAACCATTGTTTCGGCCAATGCTATTGCACGCCAGGCACGCGAAGGAATTGAGCAAGGCCATTCTTCGTTGATAAAAGAACTGGTAAAAGACGATTTAAGTAAAATAGATATTTCAACAGTTATTCAGGCAGCCAACTCCGGCGACCAGTTTGCCATTTCACTTTTTTCTGAAGTAGGAAAATGGCTGGGACGAGGGATGGCTTACCTGATTCAGATTTTTAATCCTGAGTTGATCATTATCGGTGGACAAGTTGCTGTGGCCAGTCAGTTTATTCTGGCGCCAATACAACAGGCCATTCATACATTTAGTAACCGCGACATAAGCAACGAAACCCAAATTTTGTTTTCGGAACTTGGAACCAAAGCCGGAACGATGGGGGCTGCAGCTTATGCGCTGGAGAGAATTTCAAAAAAATAAAATATGACAGTCAATTTTACAAAGGTTGAAGAAGCATTTTTCGAAGAAACAAAGTCAAAGAAAATTTCGACCAGAATTCCTTATATCACTACAGAAAGTTTCCCAAAACTGGGGCTGCTTTCGGCATTAAGCTTTTTAGAGTGGGCAAGTAAAAACCCGAATGGAGTGGTAAGTTTACCTACCGGGAAAACGGCACAGTATTTTCTGGATTTTACCCATCTTTTACTTGACAATTGGAATAACAAGAAAGGAAAAGACTTTTTGGAGAAATATGGTTTAGCCGATGTAAAAAAGCCTGATCTGAGCGAACTCTCCTTTGTCCAAATGGGCGAGTTTTTCCCTATCAACCCGGAGCAACACAACAGCCTTTACAACTACGCACAAAAGCAATATATTGAAGGTTTAGGTTTTAAAAAAGAAAATGCCCTGCTTATTAATTCAGAAGAAATTAAACTGGCAGAAGGCAAACATTATTCCGAGATATTCCCGGATTTTAAGATCGACCTCTCGTTGCGTTACCGCGAAGCAAAAACACACCAGGAGCAATTGCAAAAAGAATCGATTTTTAATATCGATAACTGGTGTACAGCCTACGAAAATAAAATTCGTGAAAAAGGTGGAATCGGATTCTTCCT
This genomic interval carries:
- a CDS encoding outer membrane lipoprotein-sorting protein produces the protein MKRTFLLTALMLFALISTQAQSLDNVLDSYYKANGLDKIADVKTFNVKAKVSVMGMEMPMEIKVKKPNKFRVDIDMMGQKTTSAFDGENGWMINPMAGAGVQELEGAQLKQAMGQADMEGALYNYKAKGSNIEMLGKVDVDGAEAYKLKLTDKDGVVQTYYINADDYMVSKVESRVEAMGQSMDVVTKMLEYKDIKGIKMATKIEMDMSMGKQSVVMEEIKIDEPIDDSLFEKPTE
- a CDS encoding FAD-dependent oxidoreductase, which encodes MSAKTKKEPQLVKQVITNNEEISPGVHVLSFQRNTEFLPGQVVKIGVDTDHPPRIYSICSGNQEDEIRVLFNIKDDGFLTPKMAAMIPGDTLYVSEPYGSFLGTNEPAWWIATGTGIAPFYAMYRSGMSENKTLIHGVRHLNQFYFEDELEWSMGKNYVRCCSQEQSCDVFPGRVTNYLEGLTDLPDVKYYLCGKALMVVEVRDMLIERGVDYANIIAEIYF
- a CDS encoding Sb-PDE family phosphodiesterase, which encodes MMKKFGFIIVLLVVSSGLIYAQARRIINIPNINGYQTLKCDLHMHTVFSDGTVWPTVRIEEAWNEGLDAISITDHIEYRPHSIDVVADHNRSYDLAKPLADQSEILLIKGAEITRSMPPGHLNALFITNANLLELEDVHAAVKEARDQGAFLMWNHPCWDAQQPDSVLWWDEHSYFFENDMLHGIEVYNWEFCPEAMDWANEKNLTMLGNSDVHGPMDVNDGHRPLTLVFAKSRTIGGIKEALFDGRTAVYFDNTIAGRSEFLEPLFFESLEYKNTPLKLKNKESKVVKITNNSDVDYELELVQPGVGFDAPETITLEAHHVSALSLSGNSDEVANTGSLDVYYRVKNMLTGVDDPLIVTFTFRNN
- a CDS encoding ROK family transcriptional regulator — encoded protein: MEKLFKTTGNQSQAVEQKKIAQKKQILRSIYFNGPLSNSDLARQIKLSTPKINSLLLELIEDQLVTELGRGDSSGGRRPNIYGLVENGFYVVGITINVARTIISIFNSCNQEVSGPHYFPIKMSSDINIFNQVNAELEKVIKDSNIDREKILVAGLELPGLINQKEGINQTYFPEEKDLFSNLQNIFGIPVFISHDAKLRTFAEQYFGLAKGKKNVLMLQADWGLGLGIIINGKLYTGKSGYSGEFGHIPLADNGVLCVCGKQGCLETIVSANAIARQAREGIEQGHSSLIKELVKDDLSKIDISTVIQAANSGDQFAISLFSEVGKWLGRGMAYLIQIFNPELIIIGGQVAVASQFILAPIQQAIHTFSNRDISNETQILFSELGTKAGTMGAAAYALERISKK